The Aphanothece sacrum FPU1 sequence AATAAGTATTTTGATCCCAATAAACTTGATGACTCCACCAATTACGCCAATTTGCTAAATCTACGGCTACATCTATCATATAAGGTAAAAGTACCATTTTTTTGCCAGAAGTCCAAACTCGTCGCCCAATTTCGTAGTCTTCTACTAAATAATCTGCTAAACTTTCTAAACCTCCTAATTCGTCTAAAGTTGACCGTCGAATAGCAATAGATGGCCCTAAACAAGAATTAGATGCACCGGTTACTTCTGCAAACATTACACTAGGCATAAAATCTGCATTTATGGTCAATAATTCTAGTTTCTCATACCAAGTATTTGCTTTCGTAACTTTAAAAGGAGTACAGACACAACCGACATCAGAATTAACTAGAGGATTAACGATATTTTCGATATAATCAGGTTGTAAATTGGTGTCACTGTCGCTGATAATAATAATATCGTGTCGCGCTTCTTTGATAGCCCCTAAAAGGTTATTGACTTTCCCGTTGGCTCCTGCTTCAATGGTGCTAATTACGACTGAAATACGGTCACTGCCGAATTCTGCTTGAATCTCTTTTAAGATAGGATAAGCGGCATCTTTGGGGTCTTGTACGGAGTAAATAACTTGATAGTCAGGATAGTTTTGAGTTGCGATGGTTCGCAAGTTGCGTTTGAGATTTTTTTCCAAACCCCTAACGGGTTTTAAAATACTGACAGGTGGTTTGAAATTCGTTTTTTTGGGCGATCGCTTAAAGAAGCGTTTGACTGTCCCCACGGTTAAGATAGAGAAGACAGAACCCCCTAAAATGGGAACTAAACAGAGAAGTTGTAAGCTATTGATTAGATTTAACACAAATTTTTCCTTTCCTCACACAGTTAAATTGAGACGGTTGGCCCAATTTAAAGAAATTATAGCTAAAAATTCGGTTTGATTTAATCATGGGAAAGAAAAATCATCAAAAAACGATACGATCTTTAATGAAGCGTATTGACGAACATCGAGAAAAAATCAGAAAAGAATATGAAAAAGAACGACCAGACCAAGGACTTATTCATCATTGGGAAGCTGAGATAAATGCCTTTGACAAAGGGATTAAACAAGCTTATAAACGACTAGGGAGATAATTGATTATGCAGCTAAGAGAACGAAATTTATCTATTAGCAATTCTACCTTAAACTATCTATTATTAGAATTATCTGAAGAATGCAGTAATGTTACTACTTTAATTAATCAACTTCAATTACCTGAACTAAGTCCTAAACAAAAAGCTCAAATTCTTGCTGAGTTAATGACATCAGCTATTCATTTACAAATACATTGTGGAGAAAATTTTCAAGATTTAATTGCACAAGAAATGGAAAATTTACCAGATGATGATGAATTAGACTAAACTCATAAATCATAAAGAGATTTAAACCAATTAACAAATATTTGTGCTTGAGGATTTGTTGGGACTAAAAATTTTTGTTTAATAGCATCATGTAATTGTCTTCCTGGTGTTTTTTGCCATGCTAAC is a genomic window containing:
- a CDS encoding ceramide glucosyltransferase; the protein is MLNLINSLQLLCLVPILGGSVFSILTVGTVKRFFKRSPKKTNFKPPVSILKPVRGLEKNLKRNLRTIATQNYPDYQVIYSVQDPKDAAYPILKEIQAEFGSDRISVVISTIEAGANGKVNNLLGAIKEARHDIIIISDSDTNLQPDYIENIVNPLVNSDVGCVCTPFKVTKANTWYEKLELLTINADFMPSVMFAEVTGASNSCLGPSIAIRRSTLDELGGLESLADYLVEDYEIGRRVWTSGKKMVLLPYMIDVAVDLANWRNWWSHQVYWDQNTY